Proteins from a genomic interval of Amycolatopsis sp. cg13:
- a CDS encoding alginate lyase family protein, which yields MDPSWYLRRLSAMGPAEIVGRVGDVVRKQRWRGESQRQPTWSATRTFPAWPAEPEVPTTGRERLVEAADRLMDGHAEYFGVARDDLVAPDWAFDPKTGRRAPGDRYSFEIPYRDENAIGDIKQIWEPSRHQHLTVLAAAYRVTGDDRYAHRVADHLKSWWAANPPMRGVHWLSGIELGIRLLSWVWVRRLLDGWSGASGLFEDNPEALRQIWHHQRWLAAFPSRGTSANNHVLAEAAGQLAASCAFDWFPESARWGATAVRSLDSHLRANTFTSGLNRELATEYHGLVLELGLAAALEAGPRLPRSTWLELRAMCDALAAIVDCAGRPPRQGDADDGYGLIVDGPETDRWHSLLATGDALFGRAEWWPKLPDDDVRTALFAALRSRVPQLDNSRERPVFSDAGMTILRSDNGPEIWCRCDSGPHGFLAIAAHAHADALSIEVRHDGVDILADPGTYCYHGEPEWRAYFRSTLGHNTLQLDGVDQSTSGGPFLWTRHANSRTLASTPTQWQAEHDGYAPALHRRTVELSGRTLTVVDEVTGGGSAKLAFHLGPLLSVELEGNTAQLTWPGRTATLELPSQLAWTAHRGETNPPLGWYSPGFGRREPATTLIGSGPVTGPLTTVLRLP from the coding sequence ATGGACCCGTCCTGGTACCTGCGCCGGCTGTCCGCGATGGGACCGGCGGAGATCGTCGGCCGCGTCGGCGACGTCGTGCGCAAACAGCGGTGGCGCGGCGAATCCCAGCGACAGCCGACCTGGTCAGCGACCCGGACGTTCCCAGCCTGGCCTGCTGAACCGGAGGTGCCCACGACCGGCCGGGAGAGGCTGGTCGAGGCGGCGGATCGGCTGATGGACGGGCACGCCGAGTACTTCGGAGTGGCGCGGGACGACCTCGTCGCGCCGGATTGGGCGTTCGATCCGAAGACCGGCCGCCGCGCGCCGGGGGACCGGTACTCGTTCGAGATTCCGTACCGGGACGAGAACGCGATCGGCGACATCAAGCAGATCTGGGAACCCTCGCGGCATCAGCATCTGACCGTGCTGGCCGCGGCGTACCGGGTGACCGGCGACGACCGTTACGCGCACCGCGTGGCTGATCACCTGAAGTCGTGGTGGGCGGCCAATCCGCCGATGCGCGGCGTGCACTGGCTGAGCGGGATCGAGCTGGGCATCCGGCTGCTGTCCTGGGTGTGGGTACGCCGGTTGCTGGACGGCTGGTCCGGCGCGTCCGGTCTGTTCGAGGACAACCCCGAAGCGTTGCGGCAGATCTGGCACCACCAGCGGTGGCTCGCGGCGTTCCCGAGCCGGGGCACGTCGGCCAACAACCACGTGCTCGCCGAAGCCGCCGGACAGCTGGCGGCGTCGTGCGCGTTCGACTGGTTCCCGGAGTCCGCTCGCTGGGGGGCCACCGCAGTCCGCTCGCTGGACTCGCACCTGCGGGCAAACACCTTCACCTCCGGGCTGAACCGCGAGCTGGCCACGGAGTACCACGGTCTCGTGCTGGAACTGGGCCTCGCCGCCGCGCTGGAAGCCGGACCGCGGCTGCCGCGCTCGACCTGGCTGGAACTAAGGGCGATGTGCGACGCCCTCGCGGCCATTGTGGACTGTGCCGGACGCCCGCCGCGCCAAGGCGACGCCGACGACGGCTACGGCCTGATCGTGGACGGACCGGAGACGGACCGCTGGCATTCGCTTCTGGCCACCGGCGACGCACTGTTCGGCCGCGCGGAGTGGTGGCCGAAGCTGCCCGACGACGACGTCCGCACCGCATTGTTCGCCGCGTTGCGCTCCCGGGTGCCGCAACTCGACAACTCCCGCGAGCGCCCGGTTTTCTCGGACGCGGGCATGACCATCCTGCGCAGCGACAACGGTCCGGAGATCTGGTGCCGATGCGACAGCGGTCCGCACGGCTTCCTCGCCATCGCCGCGCACGCGCACGCCGACGCGTTGTCCATCGAGGTCCGGCACGACGGCGTCGACATCCTCGCCGACCCGGGAACGTACTGCTACCACGGCGAACCCGAGTGGCGCGCGTACTTCCGCTCCACGCTCGGCCACAACACGCTGCAGCTCGACGGTGTCGACCAATCGACTTCCGGCGGCCCGTTCCTGTGGACGCGGCACGCCAACTCGCGCACCCTCGCCTCGACGCCCACCCAATGGCAGGCCGAACACGACGGTTACGCCCCGGCACTGCACCGCCGCACCGTCGAGCTGTCCGGCCGGACGCTGACCGTGGTCGACGAGGTAACCGGCGGCGGTTCCGCCAAACTCGCCTTCCACCTCGGTCCGCTCCTGTCCGTCGAGCTGGAGGGAAACACCGCGCAGCTCACCTGGCCCGGCCGTACCGCGACGCTGGAACTGCCGTCGCAGCTCGCCTGGACCGCGCACCGAGGCGAGACGAATCCGCCGCTGGGCTGGTACTCGCCCGGGTTCGGCCGCCGTGAACCCGCCACGACGCTGATCGGCTCCGGTCCCGTCACCGGGCCGCTGACCACCGTGCTCCGCTTGCCCTGA
- a CDS encoding bi-domain-containing oxidoreductase, which produces MKQVVQNYKSGELALLDVPVPACKPGGVLVRSQYSLISTGTEMMKVSEAGMSLLGKARSRPDQVAKVMQSVATNGLAATYRKVSGKLDSYTPLGYSLCGVVEQVGEGIDDVVVGDLVACAGNEHALHSELNWVPKNLYAKVPAGLSPRQAAFATVGAIAMQGVRRGEPQLGDLTLVIGLGLIGQLVVQLLVATGARVVGVDPDAQRCELARELGALACGHPASGEIDQAVAELSGGHGVDQVYLAAGGASNDPVELAARLARDRGRVVDIGKISLNLPWNAYYEKELDVRFSRSYGPGRYDPAYELEGRDYPIGYVRWTERRNLECFLDLAARGKLDVTPLISHTADFSAAVETYRALNEGELKAVAVLFRYPDAPPAEDESVVTAVPAAPIVDKRTDPLQWLRIGFIGAGNYASSMILPHLAGDERVLLTDVVTTSALSGANAKRKFGFVAASTDVDALLEDDDVSTVFVVTRHSSHAELTRRALLAGKAVFVEKPLALSEKELRGIVDAVAESGNNRLQVGFNRRFAPLLVEAKNQFGPRVGPASVRYLVNAGRLDANSWYNQADSEGSRFVGEGGHFIDTVSWFLGSDPVSVYATGTPGNHDLQVLLRYADGSTATISYITSGSTAFPKETLEVLADGKVLKFDDFVRASVFGRKRWTSSRLPKARDKGQQAELDAFITALKTGVAMPISLDSLVSTTLATLAVHRSLETGAPVRLEQ; this is translated from the coding sequence GTGAAACAGGTAGTGCAGAACTACAAGAGCGGCGAGCTGGCCCTGCTCGACGTCCCGGTGCCGGCGTGCAAACCGGGCGGCGTGCTGGTCCGCAGCCAGTACTCGCTGATCTCGACCGGCACCGAGATGATGAAGGTGTCCGAGGCCGGGATGTCGCTGCTGGGCAAGGCCCGGTCGAGGCCGGACCAGGTCGCGAAGGTCATGCAGAGCGTCGCGACGAACGGGCTCGCCGCGACGTATCGCAAGGTGTCCGGGAAGCTCGATTCCTATACGCCGCTGGGCTATTCGCTGTGCGGTGTGGTCGAGCAGGTCGGCGAGGGCATCGACGACGTCGTGGTCGGCGACCTCGTGGCGTGCGCCGGGAACGAGCACGCGCTGCACAGCGAGCTGAACTGGGTGCCGAAGAATCTGTACGCGAAGGTGCCGGCCGGGCTTTCGCCGCGGCAGGCGGCGTTCGCGACGGTCGGCGCGATCGCGATGCAGGGCGTCCGGCGCGGTGAACCGCAGCTCGGCGACCTCACGCTGGTGATCGGGCTCGGCCTGATCGGGCAGCTGGTGGTGCAGTTGCTGGTGGCGACCGGCGCGCGTGTCGTCGGCGTGGACCCGGACGCGCAGCGCTGCGAACTCGCGCGGGAACTGGGCGCGCTCGCCTGCGGGCATCCGGCGTCCGGCGAGATCGACCAGGCGGTGGCCGAGCTGTCCGGCGGACACGGCGTGGACCAGGTGTATCTCGCCGCGGGCGGGGCGTCGAACGATCCGGTGGAGCTGGCCGCGCGGCTCGCGCGCGACCGCGGCCGGGTGGTGGACATCGGCAAGATCTCGCTGAACCTGCCGTGGAACGCTTACTACGAAAAGGAACTCGACGTCCGGTTCTCCCGCTCCTACGGGCCCGGCCGCTACGACCCGGCCTACGAGCTGGAGGGGCGCGACTACCCGATCGGCTACGTGCGCTGGACGGAACGGCGCAACCTGGAGTGCTTCCTCGACCTGGCCGCGCGGGGCAAGCTCGACGTGACGCCGTTGATCAGCCACACCGCGGACTTCTCCGCGGCCGTCGAGACCTACCGGGCGCTCAACGAGGGCGAGCTGAAGGCGGTCGCGGTGCTGTTCCGCTACCCCGACGCGCCGCCCGCCGAGGACGAAAGCGTGGTGACCGCGGTTCCGGCGGCTCCGATCGTCGACAAGCGGACGGATCCGTTGCAGTGGCTGCGGATCGGGTTCATCGGTGCGGGCAACTACGCGTCCTCGATGATCCTGCCGCACCTGGCCGGGGACGAACGGGTGCTGCTCACCGACGTCGTCACCACTTCAGCGCTCTCCGGGGCCAACGCGAAGCGCAAGTTCGGTTTCGTCGCAGCCAGCACCGACGTCGACGCGCTGCTGGAGGACGACGACGTCAGCACGGTCTTCGTGGTGACCCGGCACAGCTCGCACGCGGAGCTGACGCGGCGGGCGCTGTTGGCGGGCAAGGCGGTCTTCGTGGAGAAGCCGCTCGCGTTGTCGGAGAAGGAATTGCGCGGCATCGTGGACGCGGTCGCGGAATCGGGCAACAACCGGCTGCAGGTCGGGTTCAACCGCCGGTTCGCGCCGCTGCTGGTCGAGGCGAAGAACCAGTTCGGCCCGCGCGTCGGCCCGGCTTCGGTGCGGTACCTGGTCAACGCGGGCCGCTTGGACGCGAACAGCTGGTACAACCAAGCTGATTCCGAGGGCAGCCGGTTCGTCGGCGAGGGCGGGCACTTCATCGACACGGTCAGCTGGTTCCTCGGCAGCGACCCGGTTTCGGTCTACGCCACCGGCACTCCCGGCAACCACGACCTGCAGGTGCTGCTGCGCTACGCCGACGGTTCGACCGCGACGATCAGCTACATCACCAGCGGCAGCACGGCGTTTCCCAAGGAAACGCTGGAGGTGCTCGCCGACGGCAAGGTGCTGAAATTCGACGATTTCGTCCGCGCCTCGGTGTTCGGGCGCAAGCGCTGGACCAGCTCGCGGCTGCCGAAGGCGCGCGACAAGGGCCAGCAGGCCGAACTGGACGCGTTCATCACCGCGTTGAAGACCGGCGTCGCGATGCCGATCAGCCTCGACTCGTTGGTGTCCACGACGCTGGCGACCCTGGCTGTGCACCGCAGCCTCGAAACCGGCGCGCCGGTGCGGTTGGAGCAGTGA